The following proteins come from a genomic window of Flavobacteriaceae bacterium MAR_2010_188:
- a CDS encoding carbamoyl-phosphate synthase small subunit, whose amino-acid sequence MKYTKKHKAIVLLEDGTIFYGKSIGREGTSFGEVCFNTGTTGYQEIFTDPSYFGQIMVTTNAHIGNYGTELEEIESDSVKIAGLVCRNFSFTYSRKAAQNSLQKFLEKNNLFALTDVDTRALVSYIRDNGVMNAAISTDIENIDSLKEQLSQVPNMKGLELASQVSTKEPYFFGDENAKYKIAALDLGIKKNILRNLAKRDAYIKVFPYDTQFEEMEKFNPDGYFLSNGPGDPEPLEAAQNLAREILKRNLPLFGICLGHQVIALANDISTYKMHHGHRGINHPVSNLASSKGEITSQNHGFAINREEAENNPNIEITHTHLNDHTVAGIKVKDKFCFSVQYHPEAGPGPSDASYLFNQFIEMINDSKLEEVQ is encoded by the coding sequence ATGAAATACACAAAAAAGCATAAAGCCATCGTACTTCTTGAAGATGGTACCATATTCTACGGAAAATCAATAGGAAGGGAAGGTACTTCATTCGGTGAAGTTTGTTTTAATACTGGTACAACCGGTTACCAAGAAATCTTTACAGATCCTTCGTATTTTGGACAAATTATGGTCACCACAAACGCCCACATTGGCAATTACGGAACCGAACTCGAAGAAATTGAATCGGACTCAGTCAAGATTGCCGGCCTGGTTTGTAGAAACTTTAGCTTTACCTACTCTAGAAAAGCTGCACAGAATTCATTACAAAAGTTTTTAGAGAAAAATAATCTTTTCGCATTAACCGATGTAGACACCCGGGCTTTGGTGAGTTACATTAGAGATAATGGGGTTATGAATGCCGCGATTTCTACCGATATAGAGAACATTGATAGTCTTAAAGAGCAGTTGTCCCAAGTGCCTAATATGAAAGGATTGGAACTGGCTTCACAAGTCTCTACAAAAGAACCTTACTTCTTTGGCGATGAAAATGCTAAATATAAGATTGCCGCCTTAGACTTAGGAATTAAGAAGAACATCTTAAGAAACCTGGCAAAGAGAGACGCTTACATCAAAGTTTTTCCATACGACACCCAATTTGAAGAAATGGAAAAATTTAATCCAGATGGTTACTTTTTATCTAACGGACCAGGAGATCCAGAACCACTGGAAGCGGCACAAAATCTAGCAAGAGAAATTCTTAAAAGAAATCTGCCGTTATTCGGCATTTGCTTAGGGCATCAAGTGATTGCTCTAGCAAATGATATATCGACCTATAAGATGCACCACGGACATCGTGGTATTAATCATCCTGTTAGTAATCTCGCATCTTCTAAAGGAGAGATTACTTCCCAAAATCATGGTTTTGCCATAAATAGGGAAGAGGCAGAAAACAATCCTAATATTGAAATCACCCACACTCATCTAAACGACCATACCGTGGCAGGAATAAAGGTGAAGGATAAGTTTTGTTTCTCAGTGCAATATCATCCGGAAGCCGGACCAGGACCTAGTGATGCATCCTATCTTTTCAATCAGTTTATCGAAATGATTAACGATTCAAAACTAGAAGAAGTACAATAA